The window GCATCGCCGCGGTGACCTCCGCCGGCGGGACGCCGAACACGCGCGAGCCGACGAACCGGTGCAGGTCCTCCCCCGCGTTGAACGCCTCGATCAGCCCCGGGTCCTCCGACAGGTGCGCCATGATGCGCATTTCGATCTGCGAGTAGTCGGCGGTGAGCAGCGTCTCGAATCCCTCGCCCTGGATGAAGGCCGAGCGGATCTCCCGCCCCTCTTCAGTGCGGATCGGGATGTTCTGCAGGTTCGGGTCGTTCGAGGAGATGCGGCCCGTGCTCGTGCCGGTCTGGTCGTACGTGGTGTGGATGCGGCCGTCGCTCTCGACGGACCGCTCCAGCGTCTCGACGATCTGCTTGAGCTTGGTCGCGTCGCGGTGCCGCAGCAGAAGGCCGAGGAACGGATGCGGGTTCTTCTCCTGCAGGTCCGCCAGCGATCCCGCGTCGGTCGAGTAGCCGGTCTTCGTCGCGCGGGTCTTCGGCATCCCGAGCTCCTCGAAGAGCACCTGCTGAAGCTGCTTCGGCGAGCCGAGGTTGATCTCGTGACCGATCTGCGCGTACGCCTGCGCGGCGAAGTCGTTGGCCTTGTCGGTGAGCTGTCCGCGGAGGCGCGCGAGCACTTCGGAGTCGATCGTGACGCCGTTCAGCTCCATCTCGGCGAGCACGGCGACCAGCGGCAGCTCGATGTCGTCGAGCACGCCCCGGGTGCCCTCGTCGAGCGCGATCATCTGACCCTCGGCGACGCGGCGGATGTACCAGGCCTCGGTCGCCGGGCTGACCGCGTCGTTGATCGGGACGAGCTGGTTCGGGTCGGAGACCGGTAGCGTCTCGCCGAGCACCTCGTAGACCTGCTCCGCGAGAGACTGCGCCGCGGCGCCTGGCTTCACCAGCCAGGAGGCGATGCGCGTGTCGAAGGCGAGTCCGTCGACCACGAAACCGGCACGGCTGAGCGCCTTGAACTGCGGCTTGGCGTGGAAGAAGTACTTGGGCGCACTGCTCGCGAGCCACTCCTCCAGTGCGGCGTAGTCGGGCCGGCCGGTCACCCACGGCACGTAGACGCTGTCGTCGGCGGTCGCCAGGCCGAAGCCGGTGACCCCGGCCGGGCCGCGTTCGAGCTGCACGGCGATGGCGGCTCCGTCGGCCGACGCCTTCGACAGCCAGTTCGCGAGCTCTTCGTCGACCATCGTGCGAACGGCCGGCGCGCTCACCGCGCCCGCGTCGCCCACCTCGGCGACGGAGACGGCGCCGTCGAGCATCCCCTCTTCGGCCGCCGTCTTCATGAGCCGGTCGAGCAGGGTCTTGAACTGGAGGCGCGCGAAGATGTCGCGCACCGCGTTCTCGTTGAGCGGCTTGCGCTCGAGGTCCCTGGGACCGATCGGCAGCTCGACATCGTCGAGGAGCTGGTTGAGGCGCCGGTTGCGGAGCGCGTTCTCCTTCTGGTCGCGCAGGTTCTGCCCGACGACGCCCTTGATCTCGTCGGCGTGCGCCACGATGTTCTCGACCGTGCCGTACTGCTGCACCCACTTGACGGCGGTCTTCTCGCCGACCTTGTCGATACCGATCAGGTTGTCGCTGGTCTCGCCGACGAGGGCCGCGATCTCGGGGTACTGGTGCGGCTCGATGCCGTACTTCTCGCGCACGGCCGCCGGGTCGTACACCTTGAGCTCGGACACGCCGCGGACGTTCGGGTAGAGCAGCGTCACGTCGTCGTTGACGAGCTGGATGGTGTCGCGGTCGCCCGAGACGAGCAGCACTTTGAAGCCCTGCTCCACGCCCTGCCGGGCGAGGGTGGCGAGGATGTCGTCGGCCTCGTAGTCCTCCTTCGCGATGGTGGTGACGTTCATCGCGTGGAGCGCCTCCTCGAGCAGCGGTACCTGGCCGGCGAACTCGGAGGGGGTCTCGCCGCGGGTGCCCTTGTACTCCGGGTACTCGCGCGTGCGGAACGAGTAGCGGGAGATGTCGAAGGCCACCGCGAGGTGGGTCGGCTTCTGCTGCTGCAGCAGGTTGATGAACATGGCGATGAAGCCGTGGATCGCGTTGGTGTGCTGCCCTTCGCGGTTCACGAAACTGTCGACAGGAAGCGCGTAGAAGGCCCGGAATGCCAGCGAATGGCCGTCGATGACGAGAAGGGTAGGCTTTTCGGAGTCTGACACCAGGCAAGCCTACAAGGGGCCGGTGACAGTGCAGACGACCGTCAGGAGAGGCCGAGGATGACCGACGACGCACTCACGTATGTGCAGCAGAGGGGGCTCGGCCGGCTGGCCGAGAAGATGGGCATCGAGATGCTCGAGTTCACCGTCGAGCGGGCCGTGGCCCGCATGCCCGTCGAGGGCAACACGCAGCCGGCGGACCTGCTGCACGGCGGTGCGTACGTGGTGCTCGGCGAGTCCCTCGGCTCGATGTCGGCCAACCTCTACGCGGGCGAAGGACGCCTCGCGGTCGGCATCGAGATCAACGCGTCGCACACCCGCTCGGCGACGAGCGGCTACGTCACGGGCGTGTGCACGCCCATCCACCTCGGCCGCACGCTGACGACGCACGAGATCGCGGTGACGGACGACCGCGGCCGCCGCTGCTCGACCATCCGCATCACGAACCTGATCAAGGACCTGTGACGCGACCCGCGCGCTGACGATTTGTGCCAAATCGTGGTTATGGCACGCGCATAACCGCGATTTGGCACAAATCTTCGCCCCAAGTGGCGGGCCCAGGACGCGCCCCGGGAGCGGGGCAGGGCGGGGCGGGCGGCTACTTCTTGGGGGCGAGCTGCTCGATGATCGCCTGGGCGACGTCGTGCATGGTGAGGCGGCGGTCCATCGACGCCTTCTGGATCCAGCGGAACGCCTCGGGCTCGCTGAGGCCCATCTTCTCGTTGAGGAGGCCCTTGGCGCGGTCCACCAGCTTGCGGGTCTCGAAGCGCTGCACCATGTCGGAGACCTCGGCCTCGAGGGCGATGATCTGCTGGTAGCGCGCGAGGGCGATCTCGATCGCCGGGAGCAGGTCGTTCGGCGTGAACGGCTTGACGACGTACGCGAGCGCGCCCGCCTCGGTGGCCCGCTCGACGAGCTCCTTCTGGCTGAATGCGGTCAGCAGGACGACGGGGGCGATGTGGTCCTTCGAGAGGCGCTCCGCCGCGGAGATGCCGTCGAGCTGCGGCATCTTGACGTCCATGATGACCAGGTCGGGACGCAGCTCGGTCGCCAGGGCCACAGCGGTCTCGCCGTCGCCGGCCTCACCCACGACCTCGAAACCGTTGTCGCGCAGGATCTCGACGATGTCGAGGCGGATGAGCGATTCGTCCTCCGCCACGACGACGCGGCGGGGTGCGGTGGCGGTGTTCTCCTGGTCAGTCACGCACAAAAGCCTACGGTATTGTTCAGGTGTTGTTGTGCGCCGCCGTGGCGGAATGGCAGACGCGGAGCACTCAAAATGCTTTGTCCGGAAGGGCGTGTGGGTTCGAGTCCCACCGGCGGCACGACGTCGGATGCGCGCGCGTCAGATGCGCGCGCCGACCACCGTCGCGGCGAAACGGCGGGCCCGCTGGGCCAGGCCGGCGATCCGCTCCTCCACCACCAGGTCGGCGTCGAAGCCGACGTACGACGGCGGCGGGGTGCGCCGCACGTTTGCGCTGCACTCGAACGCGCCGCAGACCAGCGTGCCGACGGTGTCGCCATTGCGGCCGGCCGCGCCCGCCCGGCGCGCGGACCAGAACCAGACGTCGTTCGTGAGGTGCACATCTTGGCACCAGCCGCACATCGACGGCGCGTGCGACCGCATCGACGCCTCGGACGCGCGCAGCACGATGCCCACGGGGCCGTCGTCCGTCGGGATGACCACGTAGCCGCGCTGCGGGAGCCGAGGGTCGCGCCAGCCGAGGTACTCGCGCCTCGCCCAGTCGACCTCGTGCAGGCCGGGAGGCAGGGGCAGCTCCTCGGCTTCGCTGCGGGAGCAGTTGACGAACGACTCGCGGATCTGCTGCGGGCTCAGGATCTCCATACGCACCTCCTGCATCCATGCTCGCACAGGATGGGCGGGGCACCGCTTCGGCGTGTCGCCCCTTGACTCTGCCCCGAGGGTCAGGGATTAGCGTGCCGCCATGACCACGATCGAGAGCGTCACCGACGCCAGCTTCCAGGAGGATGTGCTCGCCGCCCCGGGCACCACCGTCGTCGAGTTCTGGGCGGAGTGGTGCGGTCCGTGCCGGGCCCTGTCGCCCATCCTGCAGCAGTTGCAGGACGAGCACGGCGACCGCATCCGCATCGTGAAGATCAACGCGGACGAGAACATGGACACGACCGTCGCCTACAAGGCGCTGGCCCTGCCGGTGATGAAGGTGTTCCGCGACGGCGAGGTGGTGAAGACCATCGTCGGAGCTAAGCCGAAGCCGGCGATGGAGATGGAGCTCGCGCCGTTCCTCTGACGCGCCCGTCCGCTGAGCCGCGTCAGGTGAGGTGGTCGAACGCCCCGCTCACCCAGCCGATGTAGCGGTCGGCCGAGCGGAGCACCGCATCCCGCGCGTCCCTCGGCACGACGTTGCCGAGGTTGCCGTACATCCGGTCGAACGGCCGGTCGCACACCGCGTCCGCGATCCGCCGGACCACCGCCGCGGAGAGCGGGATGTCGTTCGGGAAGCTGCGCTGGAACGTCACCCAGCGCTGCGACGGCCCCGGGAAGACGGTGTCGCCGCTGAGCACGACGCCCCGATCCCAGTGCACGACCGCACTGCCCGGGAAGTGGCCGCCGACCGTCCGCAGGGTGACGCCGGGCAGCACCTCGACCTCGCCGGTCCAGGACTGGATGGCCGGGTCCTCCCGCTGCACCCAGTGCCGGTCGGCGGCGTTCACCAGCACCGGCGGGTCGCCGAGCATCCGGGACCAGGTCACCTGCGCGCCGAACATGTGCGGGTGGCTCGTCGCGATGACCGCGACGCCGCCCAGATCCTGCACCGCGGCGGCCGCGGCCTCGTCGACGTAGCCGGGCGGATCCCAGAGCAGGTTGCCGTCGGGGGTCCGCAGCAGCAGCCCCTGCTGCCCGATGCCGACCCGAGGTTCGCTGCGGAGGCCGTACAGGTCCGGCTCGAGCTCGGTGATCGAGACGCGCTCGCCGCCGCGCTGCAGGCGTTGCAGCGTCGTCCACTCCTGCCCGGTCGGCGGCACGTACTGCCGCTCGTCCTCGCAGATCGGACAGGACGCGGGCGGTTGCTCCCCCGCGCCGAACTCCACCGCGCATGTCGCGCACAGCCACTCCGCCACACCGGGACTCTAGCG is drawn from Leifsonia shinshuensis and contains these coding sequences:
- the polA gene encoding DNA polymerase I codes for the protein MSDSEKPTLLVIDGHSLAFRAFYALPVDSFVNREGQHTNAIHGFIAMFINLLQQQKPTHLAVAFDISRYSFRTREYPEYKGTRGETPSEFAGQVPLLEEALHAMNVTTIAKEDYEADDILATLARQGVEQGFKVLLVSGDRDTIQLVNDDVTLLYPNVRGVSELKVYDPAAVREKYGIEPHQYPEIAALVGETSDNLIGIDKVGEKTAVKWVQQYGTVENIVAHADEIKGVVGQNLRDQKENALRNRRLNQLLDDVELPIGPRDLERKPLNENAVRDIFARLQFKTLLDRLMKTAAEEGMLDGAVSVAEVGDAGAVSAPAVRTMVDEELANWLSKASADGAAIAVQLERGPAGVTGFGLATADDSVYVPWVTGRPDYAALEEWLASSAPKYFFHAKPQFKALSRAGFVVDGLAFDTRIASWLVKPGAAAQSLAEQVYEVLGETLPVSDPNQLVPINDAVSPATEAWYIRRVAEGQMIALDEGTRGVLDDIELPLVAVLAEMELNGVTIDSEVLARLRGQLTDKANDFAAQAYAQIGHEINLGSPKQLQQVLFEELGMPKTRATKTGYSTDAGSLADLQEKNPHPFLGLLLRHRDATKLKQIVETLERSVESDGRIHTTYDQTGTSTGRISSNDPNLQNIPIRTEEGREIRSAFIQGEGFETLLTADYSQIEMRIMAHLSEDPGLIEAFNAGEDLHRFVGSRVFGVPPAEVTAAMRTKVKAMSYGLAYGLSAFGLSKQLRIETSEARQLMSDYFERFGAVRDYLRNVVEQARVDGFTETIFGRRRPFADLTSTNRVLRENAERQALNAPIQGSAADIMKVAMLGIAGDIIDQRLESRMLLQVHDELIFEVAHGEWDALEAIVRARMAGAADLRVPLDVQVGRGANWDAAAH
- a CDS encoding hydrolase, whose product is MAEWLCATCAVEFGAGEQPPASCPICEDERQYVPPTGQEWTTLQRLQRGGERVSITELEPDLYGLRSEPRVGIGQQGLLLRTPDGNLLWDPPGYVDEAAAAAVQDLGGVAVIATSHPHMFGAQVTWSRMLGDPPVLVNAADRHWVQREDPAIQSWTGEVEVLPGVTLRTVGGHFPGSAVVHWDRGVVLSGDTVFPGPSQRWVTFQRSFPNDIPLSAAVVRRIADAVCDRPFDRMYGNLGNVVPRDARDAVLRSADRYIGWVSGAFDHLT
- a CDS encoding thioredoxin domain-containing protein — encoded protein: MTTIESVTDASFQEDVLAAPGTTVVEFWAEWCGPCRALSPILQQLQDEHGDRIRIVKINADENMDTTVAYKALALPVMKVFRDGEVVKTIVGAKPKPAMEMELAPFL
- a CDS encoding FBP domain-containing protein is translated as MEILSPQQIRESFVNCSRSEAEELPLPPGLHEVDWARREYLGWRDPRLPQRGYVVIPTDDGPVGIVLRASEASMRSHAPSMCGWCQDVHLTNDVWFWSARRAGAAGRNGDTVGTLVCGAFECSANVRRTPPPSYVGFDADLVVEERIAGLAQRARRFAATVVGARI
- a CDS encoding response regulator, which encodes MTDQENTATAPRRVVVAEDESLIRLDIVEILRDNGFEVVGEAGDGETAVALATELRPDLVIMDVKMPQLDGISAAERLSKDHIAPVVLLTAFSQKELVERATEAGALAYVVKPFTPNDLLPAIEIALARYQQIIALEAEVSDMVQRFETRKLVDRAKGLLNEKMGLSEPEAFRWIQKASMDRRLTMHDVAQAIIEQLAPKK
- a CDS encoding hotdog fold thioesterase: MTDDALTYVQQRGLGRLAEKMGIEMLEFTVERAVARMPVEGNTQPADLLHGGAYVVLGESLGSMSANLYAGEGRLAVGIEINASHTRSATSGYVTGVCTPIHLGRTLTTHEIAVTDDRGRRCSTIRITNLIKDL